In a single window of the Actinomycetes bacterium genome:
- a CDS encoding MaoC family dehydratase — protein MPETPAVGQRARRTREVTTRDIELFTELTGDRNPLHYDEDFAARTRFGGLVVQGGVTSGLLNAVVAEDLPGPGSVFLHVDWSFRAPVRPGDTITAEVEVLEARTDKPITRLATVVTNQAGDVVLDGTALVYRVQPAA, from the coding sequence GTGCCCGAGACGCCTGCAGTCGGCCAGCGGGCGCGTCGCACCCGTGAGGTGACGACGCGCGACATCGAGCTGTTCACCGAGCTGACCGGCGACCGCAACCCGCTGCACTACGACGAGGACTTCGCCGCCCGCACCCGGTTCGGCGGCCTCGTGGTGCAGGGGGGTGTGACCTCCGGCCTGCTCAACGCGGTCGTCGCGGAGGACCTGCCCGGCCCGGGCAGCGTCTTCCTGCACGTCGACTGGTCGTTCCGGGCACCGGTCCGGCCGGGCGACACCATCACCGCCGAGGTGGAGGTGCTGGAGGCCCGGACCGACAAGCCGATCACCCGGCTGGCGACCGTGGTCACCAACCAGGCCGGCGACGTGGTGCTCGACGGGACCGCGCTGGTCTACCGGGTGCAGCCGGCGGCCTGA
- a CDS encoding ATP-binding SpoIIE family protein phosphatase — protein MTSEQPCEQAVDFLEVLGPLRAAWDSSPALVAVVRGPEHRLVYQNAASIRHFGCRELGRPLSEAFPELKGRSMPVLDQVLRTGEVVAMDRRDIGMRNLDGDEVLLRYVVAPIGLRAPYDGLVMTAVDETGQAKAEAAVARAQLLALITQRMTAAPDPHTALRALTAELVPALADVAAVFIIPPGRRPTGSGGTEPAAIAISPELIDRAGPPPPADRRAGPSPWDAALAAGQLVLIDPAEARVLRGGDDTPSTRWLEAADTRNIAVVPLAVAGDLSGAVVLLAAGEREPFSHADGPFLADVAARASAVVAQQRTAAGRQELVLQLQRSLLPAYPPELPGLRVAARYVAGSADVEVGGDWWDVHHLGAGRVGIGVGDVSGRGVPAAVVMGQARAGMRAAAHADLPPVDVLTVLDAQVSELVRIDDTDPSRLPPRFATAAYAVIDPFDDTLRVASAGHPPLLIRLPSGRVEQVTAPPGPPLGLGGSSYDDLVVSFPAGSILVAYTDGLVESRTRDVETGIDELSATLETFDADQSLEDMADQLLGMADRTDDTALVLLHYLPAGAQTVRVRHQLTEVADVPVARRELADAVRTTVPELVDAVSAVTAELLANAMTHAGPPARLRAAVTRERVLVEVADTSALRPRQRVAGSRDESGRGLPIVAAFAHTWGFRVTRDGKSTWAELLVKED, from the coding sequence GCCCGGAGCACCGGCTGGTCTACCAGAACGCCGCCTCGATCCGGCACTTCGGCTGCCGCGAGCTGGGCCGGCCGCTGTCGGAGGCGTTCCCGGAGCTCAAGGGCCGCTCGATGCCGGTCCTGGACCAGGTGCTGCGGACCGGTGAGGTCGTCGCGATGGATCGGCGCGACATCGGCATGCGCAACCTCGACGGCGACGAGGTCCTGCTGCGTTACGTGGTGGCACCGATCGGGCTGCGGGCGCCGTACGACGGCCTGGTCATGACCGCCGTCGACGAGACGGGTCAGGCCAAGGCCGAGGCCGCCGTCGCGCGGGCCCAGCTGCTTGCCCTCATCACCCAGCGGATGACCGCAGCGCCCGACCCGCACACCGCCCTGCGGGCGTTGACCGCCGAGCTGGTGCCCGCACTGGCCGACGTGGCTGCCGTCTTCATCATCCCGCCGGGCCGCCGCCCGACCGGGTCCGGCGGCACCGAGCCGGCGGCGATCGCGATCTCGCCCGAGCTGATCGACCGGGCCGGCCCGCCGCCACCCGCGGACCGCCGCGCCGGGCCGTCGCCCTGGGACGCCGCTCTCGCCGCGGGTCAGCTGGTGCTCATCGATCCCGCCGAGGCACGCGTTCTCCGGGGTGGTGACGACACGCCGAGCACCCGCTGGCTGGAGGCGGCCGACACGCGCAACATCGCCGTGGTGCCCCTCGCGGTGGCCGGTGACCTCAGCGGTGCCGTCGTCCTGCTCGCTGCCGGGGAGCGCGAGCCGTTCAGCCATGCGGACGGGCCGTTCCTCGCCGACGTGGCGGCGCGGGCCAGTGCGGTGGTGGCCCAGCAGCGGACCGCTGCAGGCCGGCAGGAGCTCGTGCTGCAGCTGCAGCGTTCGTTGCTCCCCGCCTACCCGCCCGAGCTGCCTGGGCTGCGGGTCGCCGCCCGCTACGTCGCGGGCAGCGCCGACGTGGAGGTCGGCGGCGACTGGTGGGACGTGCACCACCTGGGCGCCGGGCGGGTGGGCATCGGGGTCGGGGACGTGTCCGGTCGCGGGGTGCCGGCGGCCGTCGTCATGGGCCAGGCCCGGGCCGGGATGCGGGCGGCGGCGCACGCCGACCTCCCGCCCGTCGACGTGCTCACCGTCCTCGACGCCCAGGTCAGCGAGCTGGTCAGGATCGACGACACCGACCCGTCCCGGCTGCCGCCGCGCTTCGCGACCGCGGCCTACGCGGTGATCGACCCGTTCGACGACACGTTGCGGGTCGCCTCGGCAGGGCACCCCCCGCTGCTGATCCGGCTGCCCTCGGGTCGGGTCGAGCAGGTGACCGCCCCTCCCGGCCCGCCGCTCGGTCTAGGCGGCAGCAGCTACGACGACCTCGTCGTGTCCTTCCCGGCCGGCTCGATCCTGGTGGCCTACACCGACGGGCTCGTCGAGTCGCGCACCCGCGACGTCGAGACCGGCATCGACGAGCTGTCCGCGACGCTCGAGACCTTCGACGCCGACCAGTCGCTCGAGGACATGGCCGACCAGCTGCTCGGCATGGCGGACCGCACCGACGACACGGCGCTGGTGCTGCTCCACTACCTGCCGGCCGGGGCGCAGACCGTGCGGGTCCGGCACCAGCTGACCGAGGTCGCCGACGTGCCGGTGGCGCGGCGCGAGCTCGCCGATGCCGTCCGCACGACGGTGCCGGAGCTGGTCGACGCGGTGTCGGCCGTGACGGCCGAGCTGCTCGCCAACGCGATGACGCACGCCGGCCCGCCGGCCAGGCTGCGGGCCGCGGTGACCCGCGAGCGGGTGCTGGTCGAGGTCGCCGACACGTCTGCGCTGCGACCTCGCCAGCGGGTTGCCGGCAGCCGGGACGAGTCGGGCCGGGGCCTGCCGATCGTCGCGGCCTTCGCGCACACCTGGGGCTTCCGGGTCACCCGCGACGGCAAGTCGACCTGGGCCGAGCTGTTGGTGAAGGAGGACTGA